gTGTTGTTTACGTCCCGTGGAGTGGGTGGGTGACGGGGCTTCAGTCACGCCGAGCCTGCAGCTTCTGATTGGCcgaacacacctgatccaggtaacCAACAGCAGGAACAAATAGTTGGAAAACGAGCAGGACCGCAGCTCTGCAGGACCGGGGCTTCCCGTCCCAGAGTTAGTCGGGGAGTTTCTGGTAACCTAGGTAACCGGTTTAAACGGGTCTCCGTGCTGCTGCCGGGGACGACCTCTTCACAGATGATCCATCATTTATAAACACGCCACCGGTCCTCTGCAGGAACGTGGGAGGGTCAAACAGTCCTGATCTGTTTTCGTTTACTCTTCAGgtgtttattgttgttgttatttgttGTTTTGGGTTACTGGGAAAAGAAAAGCCGTTCCCACGATGTAGCCAGGCTGATTCCTCTTCTCATCCTCAGATGTTCTGTTGGAGCGTCAGGCCCATCTTCCCACCACGCACAAGTTCAGCCGAGAGCCGCGTACGTACCGCCACACGCCGCCCGGTCACAGGAAACTGATCTTTTGCTTCTCTGTGTTCTTCTGCCTCTGGTCTCAGAGGGCTTGGGCCCACGGCGCTGAGAGGGCTTTCAGGTCTTGTTAGGGACCTGTTGCTATATGAGGTTTTTTAGCCCACTTCCTGTCAGACGGGTTCTATCCCCCAGGTGTGGAGCTCATGAAGGTCTCTGCTGCTCTGGATCAGAACCACGTTAACCTCTGTGTTCTGTCTCAGTGTACCGGGTCATAAAGAACCAGCCTCCTCCCATCCTCTCTATTGAACTGGACCACAATCCATTCAAGTGTCCGGCTCCCGACTGCTCCAAGTCCTTCAGGAAGGCCAGTCTGCTGCACTACCACATCAAGTACTACCACTCGGACCAGCAGCCGGACGGGGGGGTGGAGCCGGCGCCGGCGAGGTGAGTTCTCATCCGGCAGCAGAACCGAACATCCTGGAGGCTTGGCACTAAACCTGTGGGTggtgctgctgcaggaggaaGAGGTCTTCCTCTGATGGGAGCGACTTCACATCCAGCAGGAAACCTGAGGCCCAGAACGCCAGCTGTCGCCGTGACGACGGGGAGCAGAGCATCGTGGGAGCAGGTGGGTGGGAACAGCCCCGTACAACGATGCTCTGTCTCTTCAGGTGTAAAACAGGACATGTTTTACCTGTCTGACTGCTGTTAGCAGAGGTGCAGAAGGAAGAAAGAAGGGAGAAACCAGGAGGACTGGACAGGAAGGAGAGGAAGCACTTCCTACAAGTAAAactaaagaagaaaaagaagaagaagaagaagaagaagaagaacggtCAGTTGGGTAACTGGCTCAGGTTTAAGGCTGTAATGTTCCCACCTGACAGGAGAGTCCCTTATGACATCATAGACGTGTCACAGAATCCATAAGAATCACGTCTGACAGGTTTTATCTGCGTTCTGCTTCCGTCCCCTCAGGAGGCGCCAGCAGCGACGACGACAAGTCAGACAGAGCGCCGATTACGCTgaaactgtcacacacacacggtcagaacacacacacacacggtcagaacacacacacacacacacacggtcagaacacacacacacacggtcagaacacacacacacggtcagaacacacacacacacacacggtcagaacacacacacacacggtcagaacacacacacacggtcagaacacacacacacggtcagaacacacacacacggtcagaacacacacacacacacacggtcagaacacacacacacacggtcagaacacacacacacacacggtcagaacacacacacacacacacacacacggtcagaacacacacacacacacatggtcagaacacacacacacacacggtcagaacacacacacacacacacacacggtcagaacacacacacacacacatggtcagaacacacacacacacacacacggtcagaacacacacacacacacacacacggtcagaacacacacacacacacatggtcagaacacacacacacacggtcagaacacacacacacacacggtcagaacacacacacacacacggtcagaacacacacacacacacacacggtcagaacacacacacacacacacacacacacacacacacggtcagaacacacacacacacacggtcagaacacacacacacacacacacggtcagaacacacacacacacacacggtcagaacacacacacacacacggtcagaacacacacacacacacggtcagaacacacacacacacacggtcagaacacacacacacacacacggtcagaacacacacacacacacggtcagaacacacacacacacacacacacacacggtcagaacacacacacacacacacggtcagaacacacacacacacacacacacacacggtcagaacacacacacacacacacggtcagaacacacacacacacggtcagaacacacacacacacacacggtcagaacacacacacgcacacacacacacacggtcagaacacacacatggtcagaacacacacacacacacggtcagaacacacacacacacacacacacacacggtcagaacacacacacacacacacacacacacggtcagaacacacacacacacacacggtcagaacacacacacacacggtcagaacacacacacacacacacggtctgaacacacacacgcacacacacacacacggtcagaacacacacacggtcagaacacacacacacacacacacacacacacggtcagaacacacacacacacacacacacacacggtcagaacacacacacacacacacacacggtcagaacacacacacacacacacacacacacggtcagaacacacacacacggtcagaacacacacacacacacggtcagaacacacacatggtcagaacgcacacacacacggtcagaacacacacacacacacacacacagtcagaacacacacacacacacacacggtcagaacacacacacggtcagaacacacacacacacacacacacacacacggtcagaacacacacacacacggtcagaacacacacacgcacacacacacacggtcagaacacacacacgcacacacacacacggtcagaacacacacacacacacggtcagaacacacacacgcacacacacacacggtcagaacacacacacgcacacacacacacggtcagaacacacacacacacacacggtcagaacacacacacacacacggtcagaacacacacacacacgcacggtcagagcacacacacacacacggtcagaacacacacacacacgcacggtcagaacacacacacacggtcagaacacacacacacacacggtcagaacacacacacacacgcacggtcagaacacacacacacggtcagaacacacacacacacggtcagaacacacacacacacacacggtcagaacacacacacacacggtcagaacacacacacacggtcagaacacacacgcacggtcagaacacacacacatggtcagaacacacacgcacggtcagaacacacacacacggtcagaacacacacacacggtcagaacacacacacacggtcagaacacacacacacacggtcagaacacacacacacggtcagaacacacacgcacggtcagaacacacacacacacggtcagaacacacacacacggtcagaacacacacacacggtcagaacacacacacacacggtcagaacacacacacacacacggtcagaacacacacacacacacggtcagaacacacacacacacggtcagaacacacacgcacggtcagaacacacacacacggtcagaacacacacacacggtcagaacacacacacacacgcacggtcagaacacacacacacacggtcagaacacacacacacggttagaacacacacacacagtcagaacacacacacacggtcagaacacacacacacacgcacggtcagaacacacacacacacggtcagaacacacacgcacggtcagaacacacacacacggttagaacacacacacacagtcagaacacacacacacggtcagaacacacacacacacggtcagaacacacacacacagttagaacacatgtgcacacagtcagaacacacacacgcacacagtcagaacacacacacacacacacacacagtcagaacacacacacacacacacacacagtcagaacacacacacacacacacacacacacacacacacacacacacacacacacacacacacacacacatggtcagaacacacacacacggtcagaacacacacacacacacacacacacacacggtcagaacacacacacacacacatggtcagaacacacacacacacggtcagaacacacacacacggtcagaacacacacacacacacacacacggtcagaacacacacacacacacatggtcagaacacacacacacacggtcagaacacacacacacacacacagtcagaacacacacacacacacacacagtcagaacacacacacacacacacacacacacacacacacacacacacacacacactgattcttTTCTAGTAAAAAAgtcaaaacttttattttgtctgCTTGAAGTCGACGACGGCAGCGATTGGTCGACGCTGACAGCCGAGAGCGGGGAGGACACAACGTCATGGCCCGTTGCTATGGAGACGGATGAGTGTGAGgtggtgaggtgtgtgtgtgaggtggatGAAGAGAACGACTTTATGATACAGGtaaccccctcacacacacacttgaatttATATCCTTGTGAGGACCTCCATTGATTTCCAGTCATTTTAGAGACTCTACTAACCTTGACCCTAACCTTGACCCTTAGCTTGTGGACCAGCAAAAcatccccccacacacacacacacacacacacacacacacacacacagtaaatggTCGTGAAAATAGAGAAACCACGCTGAATGAGAGGTTGTGTCCTAGCTTTTAGCCTGGACTGTACACACTCCTACTGGAGGTCCGTGTGCGTGTTCAGGTGATTTTCGGAGATCAGGTCATTCATGGCGGACGTCTCTTGTCGTGTAAAATGCTGCTAACCAGAGTCTGATGCTTCCTCTGCAGTGTGAGTCGTGTCTGTGCTGGCAGCACGGCACCTGTATGGGGTTATACGAGGACAACGTTCCACACAACTACATCTGCTACTACTGCAGGCAGACCACAGGTaggagcatcatcatcatcacaccgGGGTAACAGCTGCTCCTGGCAACACACCAGCAGCTTTCTTGTAGCTGTTCCAGGTTTTACTTTAGTTATGGTGGCATCCAGCTAGGGTACAGAGCAGAACCCTCTCTGACCGCCTTCTGGAGACCCCAGGAAGCCGTTTGAATCTCCTGGTCTTCTTTGGTGCTCAGGTTGGAGGCGAGCTCAGCGGTTCCTCTCCGATCCCGATCTGCTGATCGTTGGTCCCATGTTCGGCCTTTCGTGTGTGAAGGAGAACTACTCTGAAATCAATGCTTCCAAGATTTCCCACACCAGCCACCTGCTGGGGCAGACCCACGGCCTCAATCAGGTCCTCAGGGGGCTGCAGCTCAAAGTCAGCCTGTTGCAGTGAGTAGGACCCAtcaggtcttctgctgctggatctGGAGACACTCTGGTTCGTTCTGTCTTTGTCCCAGCAGCTCTCCGTCCCACTGCGACCTCCAGCTGTggaggttaccatggagacaggaTGAGGGGCTGAGGCTGACCTCTAGTCCCAGAGAAGAGGCTCGCGTCTGTTACGTCAGCAGCGAGCATTGCTACCAGAAGCCTGAAGCATCATGGGAAACGGCTGAGGACAGGCCACCGTtggtcaaacaggaagtggacacAGAGGAGAAGGTAGAGACTGAATACAGACAGGAAGTGGGTTTTCTCCACTTCTGAGACACATTAACACCAATTGTTCCAGACTAATCGTTAGCCTATCGATCCTAAAGCACACCAGCTGTTCTTCCTGATTAAAAAATGCTTTTAAATGTCTGAAAATAGTCCTTCATAACTTCCACCTTGCTTGTGAACTTTTTGGTCAAATTTAAAGAAGAACTCCTTCAGTCGAAGTTCTGATCCAGAAGAAGTTCACAGGAAGCTTCGGGAGTCAGATTTCACTATAAAAGCCCTAAagaatttgttttgtgttttattttgtaggaACTAAGGCGTGATGCGTCCGAGGCCACTTGCGACACTGAGGTTCTGGCGCTGTCAGACGCTCGCTGCGACCTGAACACAAAACCAGAGaacatggaggagcagcacaCGGGGTCTCTGGCCCAGTGTCAGCTCAACCTGCTGGAGCACGTGGAGTCCGTCCACCATCAGATCAGCGCCAGGATGGACCTGATAGAGCGCGAGCTGGACGGTAACCGAGCCGAGCAGCACCAGATGTTTTCCTGTTTAGTTCTGGATGAGTTGTATTCTGTCAGAGgacgggagagagagagaaaccccCCTGGATCTGCTAACGGGAAGCTAGCCAGCTAATAGCATTCCTTACACAAAGTTTATTGCTGCAGCTGTTGAGGCAGCCATTTTGGATTCGAAGGAAAGCGGCTGGTCTGGAATCAGACTTTCCGAGGATCCGGTAGATTTTTTTCTACGTAGAACTCAGTAAATGTGACTTCTGAGGAGACGCGGCTCCACCGTCCACCGTAGGACGGGCGTGGgggaccctggtcctcgagggccggcgtcctgcgtgtctctgctccatcacttctgattcagtggttgattcacctacgcagcagctcatcaggctctgcggaagcctgtcaatcacctgctgattgaaatcaggtgtgctgaagcagggttggaccagggttccccacccctgcgggAGTCGGGGCAGCTTTAGCTTTTAGACTAAACTTTGTTTAAGCCACATTCCTTCTGCGGCGACGAGGATAACAAACagaacattttttctttttcagTGTTGGAGTCTTGGTTGGACCACTCCGGTGAGCTAGAGCCTCCGGACCCTTTGTCCCGCCTCTCGCAGCTCAAACAGCGAATCAAAGGCCTGCTGGGAGACCTGTGTGTCGTGCGACGCCTGGCGATCTGCCGCTGActcctgaaatgagatcaaacacTGAGAACTCATTGCTGTAGGAGGCGTCTCAGTCGGGACAGCGGCGCCACCGCCTCCTTTAGCCCAATCCGATCATCCGTCCGCGGTGCGATCGGCTCCTTCTGTCTGAGAGCGACTGGAGCTGCAGGATGATTCACGGCTCGGTGAACTGAACATTGTCATTCTCTTCCCCATCGACTGGAGCAGGCTAATGCACATGAAGGAGTTTGATACCCACGTCTGAAGAGGTGATTTTACAGGTCGGGCTTCGCGGTTGCACTAACGTTGGGCCAATTTCTAACCTCTATAGCAACCAGGAAGAGTTTATTCAGAGCAGAAAATGTTTCCTCGCCTTTgtagaaaccaccagcaggacgAACACGGAGCTTTTCTCTGTGCAGACGGGCTTGTCCCACCAGAACTTCTGGTTTTAATCCTTTAGTGGAAAACGTGGGGGGGGTATCTCACACAGCATCTCCGTTTGCTTAGGTGGGCTTTTATTCACTCATCAGGCTTCTTCCTTGGAATAACGAAGGTCAAATATCCTAAAAACATCACAAGTTTACTtcagtaacgtgtgtgtgtgtgtgtgtgtgtgtcagatgaaGATCACGTGTCCAACCAGCATTTTCACGGACTTTAAACTATTTTTCCACCAAAGAAGGAGCCTCGTGCGTGAATAAAAGACTCGAGTCGGGACTCGGTCTGAAAACCGAAGCCAGGTCAGAAGCGTCGTAGACCTGCGATGCGCCGGGTCGCCAGCAGGTGGAAACAGGGAAGGGTCTGATGATACACTTGAATTTATTAGTTTTGGCTGAATGTTCTGAGTCGGAAAGAAAGCGCCTGAGACTCTTAGTGACTCTAACTGAAACACGAGTGTCGAATGTTCCAGTTTGGCCTGAATCCCGCTCAGATGTCTGATTTTCACATTTCTGATGCACGGCTGTTTGAACACGCAGCACCTAAAAGCTTCCAGTTTGGTTCAGGTTTGATCTTTTATAATTCACTTCTTTAAAAACACGTTTTAAAGCCGGTCAgactctttattattattattttccagACAGAACTAACTCACTCCCGTTTAACGTCCACACAGGAGAGCTGTTGGATGTTAGCATCTGGTTCCGAGTCCAGTTCTGGTTCCTGCGACACGAGCAGCTGTAACGTGTACATATGtccatctgaatgttttatgcttgTATGAGAAACTGTAAAAAGCTGTAGATTTATTTTGATAGAGACGTCCTTTGGAGCTATGATGGACTGTTGCCATGACAACGGGAGGcagtgaaatgtttgacttttccTCACGGTAGCTGGAATGAAAgtttgaaaatgtttaatttcCACGCTGGACCACGGTCCGAACCGCTGACCAGAACCGACACGAATCCCGTTTCATTTCCGCGTCGCGTTGAACCGCAGGATGTTTTTCTGGATAATTCTAACTTTGAATAAAACCATCAGATCTGAGccagagtgttttttttttctggagtTCATCAGAACCAGCGACCGTAGGATCAGAACCCAGACTCGTGATTTAAACTCATACAATCTGTTCTAACGCTTCCTCTGCGTGTCTGCGCCATGTTCAGTCACACCGTTTAGTTTGGGTCCAGATGGTCCTGCTGTGTGCTTACTGGGACGTTTCCTACTGGTTCTGAAATGTTCCGGCCCACTGAGCGCTGACCCAAATAAACACTGCCCTGCGTGTGGCTGCAGGGGCCGTCGCTCCATCGCACAGTAAAGCAGCAAAGACACAAACCACAACAATTATTTTTACCAATGTCATAAAAATGAAATCCTACAAATAAAGTCAACATCTCGGATGTGTGACCACATCACAGTCTCAAACGAAATTCCAGTTCTGGTTCCTTTTCAGTTCTAAATTCGTGTCTGAAGTTTTTATTCAGTATTAAAAAATTACAACATTCTGAATAGTTTGTGTCGAAATACCACAAAACCGTCAGGATGATCATCTCATGTCCGGCCTGCTTCTGTCGTTGAAAAGTGAGTGAAG
The sequence above is a segment of the Nothobranchius furzeri strain GRZ-AD chromosome 15, NfurGRZ-RIMD1, whole genome shotgun sequence genome. Coding sequences within it:
- the LOC107391505 gene encoding PHD finger protein 20 isoform X1, with protein sequence MKTPPDRSGITFEVGAQLEARDRHKSWYAATIEKIDYDKERVLVHYRQWSRRHDEWFHWTSPYLRPLERVSLRRQCRNPSPSQTTFVSGMKVLACWTDCRFYPAKILRVNKDDSYTVRFYDGVVRTVKPTKVKPFQEKSKSEKNVGSEGWEEGESEEEEVVSEGGEEEEEGEKKREEEEEVTSEKEEAEEREEERKRKAEPSSSHPPAKKKADSSRLLGAEKQPITADSALPAVPNPAHIDKDVLLERQAHLPTTHKFSREPLYRVIKNQPPPILSIELDHNPFKCPAPDCSKSFRKASLLHYHIKYYHSDQQPDGGVEPAPARRKRSSSDGSDFTSSRKPEAQNASCRRDDGEQSIVGAEVQKEERREKPGGLDRKERKHFLQVKLKKKKKKKKKKKKNGGASSDDDKSDRAPITLKLSHTHVDDGSDWSTLTAESGEDTTSWPVAMETDECEVVRCVCEVDEENDFMIQCESCLCWQHGTCMGLYEDNVPHNYICYYCRQTTGWRRAQRFLSDPDLLIVGPMFGLSCVKENYSEINASKISHTSHLLGQTHGLNQVLRGLQLKVSLLHSSPSHCDLQLWRLPWRQDEGLRLTSSPREEARVCYVSSEHCYQKPEASWETAEDRPPLVKQEVDTEEKELRRDASEATCDTEVLALSDARCDLNTKPENMEEQHTGSLAQCQLNLLEHVESVHHQISARMDLIERELDVLESWLDHSGELEPPDPLSRLSQLKQRIKGLLGDLCVVRRLAICR
- the LOC107391505 gene encoding PHD finger protein 20 isoform X2 yields the protein MKTPPDRSGITFEVGAQLEARDRHKSWYAATIEKIDYDKERVLVHYRQWSRRHDEWFHWTSPYLRPLERVSLRRQCRNPSPSQTTFVSGMKVLACWTDCRFYPAKILRVNKDDSYTVRFYDGVVRTVKPTKVKPFQEKSKSEKNVGSEGWEEGESEEEEVVSEGGEEEEEGEKKREEEEEVTSEKEEAEEREEERKRKAEPSSSHPPAKKKADSSRLLGAEKQPITADSALPAVPNPAHIDKDVLLERQAHLPTTHKFSREPLYRVIKNQPPPILSIELDHNPFKCPAPDCSKSFRKASLLHYHIKYYHSDQQPDGGVEPAPARRKRSSSDGSDFTSSRKPEAQNASCRRDDGEQSIVGAEVQKEERREKPGGLDRKERKHFLQVKLKKKKKKKKKKKKNGGASSDDDKSDRAPITLKLSHTHVDDGSDWSTLTAESGEDTTSWPVAMETDECEVVRCVCEVDEENDFMIQCESCLCWQHGTCMGLYEDNVPHNYICYYCRQTTGWRRAQRFLSDPDLLIVGPMFGLSCVKENYSEINASKISHTSHLLGQTHGLNQVLRGLQLKVSLLHSPSHCDLQLWRLPWRQDEGLRLTSSPREEARVCYVSSEHCYQKPEASWETAEDRPPLVKQEVDTEEKELRRDASEATCDTEVLALSDARCDLNTKPENMEEQHTGSLAQCQLNLLEHVESVHHQISARMDLIERELDVLESWLDHSGELEPPDPLSRLSQLKQRIKGLLGDLCVVRRLAICR